From Arachis stenosperma cultivar V10309 chromosome 2, arast.V10309.gnm1.PFL2, whole genome shotgun sequence, one genomic window encodes:
- the LOC130962744 gene encoding uncharacterized protein LOC130962744, translating into MSGYRVVATIVLEVVASSDLWICHAFFGVFGSNNDINVLDRSPVFDDILNDRAPEVNYTINGNNYTMRYYLADGIYPEWPIFVKSISKPQGEKRKLFAQYQEGQRKDVERAFGVLQARFTIIRGPARFWEKNKLANIMRACIILYNMIVEDERDIYAANFAQILEYDDVENGLSQPQLGEEDFAPYHQFLQRNAQLRNRQQHRQLKEDLIEHIWQFHNACRQL; encoded by the coding sequence ATGAGTGGTTATCGTGTGGTTGCAACTATAGTACTTGAGGTTGTAGCATCTTCAGACCTTTGGATATGTCATGCGTTCTTTGGAGTTTTTGGTTCAAATAATGATATCAATGTGTTAGATCGTTCTCCAGTGTTCGATGATATTCTAAATGACCGTGCTCCGGAGGTAAATTATACTATTAATGGTAATAATTATACTATGAGATACTATTTAGCAGATGGTATTTATCCTGAATGGCCTATATTTGTCAAATCAATCTCAAAGCCACAAGGGGAGAAACGCAAGTTATTTGCACAATACCAAGAAGGGCAAAGAAAAGATGTGGAGCGAGCATTTGGAGTGTTGCAAGCACGCTTTACAATTATACGTGGTCCAGCTCGCTTTTGGGAAAAGAACAAGCTTGCCAACATAATGAGAGCTTGTATTATATTGTATAATATGATTGTTGAGGATGAAAGAGACATTTATGCAGCAAATTTTGCTCAAATCTTAGAGTATGATGATGTCGAAAATGGCTTATCACAACCTCAGCTCGGAGAGGAAGATTTTGCACCATACCATCAATTTCTCCAAAGAAATGCCCAACTTCGAAATAGGCAGCAGCATAGACAACTGAAAGAGGACTTGATTGAACACATATGGCAATTTCACAATGCTTGTCGTCAATTATAg
- the LOC130962745 gene encoding glutathione S-transferase T3-like, translating to MTRGVVSCKKRWYKINKVVAQFAGCYDQASRNIRSGSNADDIKELAYKLYSTYYDTPLADKPGVDSPIRPQGSKKSKRKGKEKAQISEDLSKKKSSVVKKLSLMEDIKNVREKELMDREKEREEERAHRAKIMAMKEKELQIQVAMKEQELQTQAAMKEQELRTQRYIKEMEINAKERKMEMMSKEREREMDMQILNADTSIMSEIIRVDATRRRGLSPLQECTAAIRMLAYGVAADVVDDYVRIGERTTIESLEKFVEGVFSVFEDEYLRKPNPNDVRRLLQMVEGRGFPGMLVGLTACIGNEKIVQRHGKVCT from the exons ATGACAAGGGGGGTAGTTTCATGTAAGAAACGATGGTATAAGATCAATAAGGTTGTTGCACAATTTGCTGGTTGCTACGATCAAGCTAGTCGAAACATAAGGAGTGGTTCGAACGCTGATGATATAAAGGAGTTGGCATATAAACTTTATTCCACATATTATG ATACACCATTGGCAGATAAACCCGGTGTGGACTCTCCCATTCGCCCACAAGGATCAAAGAAGAGCAAGCGAAAAGGTAAGGAAAAAGCACAAATATCTGAAGATCTtagcaaaaaaaaatcatcGGTTGTTAAAAAACtatctctcatggaagatatTAAGAATGTTAGAGAAAAGGAACTAATGGAcagggaaaaagaaagagaagaggaaaggGCACATAGAGCAAAGATTATGGCAATGAAAGAGAAGGAGTTACAAATTCAAGTGgcaatgaaagaacaagaattaCAAACTCAAGCGgcaatgaaagaacaagaattaCGAACTCAGAGGTATATTAAAGAAATGGAGATAAatgcaaaagaaaggaaaatggAAATGATGTCTAaggaaagggaaagggaaatgGATATGCAAATACTTAATGCTGACACGTCTATAATGAGTGAAATCATT AGGGTTGATGCAACTAGAAGAAGAGGCTTGTCACCACTCCAAGAATGTACCGCTGCGATACGGATGTTAGCATATGGCGTAGCAGCTGATGTTGTTGATGATTATGTGCGCATAGGCGAGAGAACTACAATTGAAAGCTTGGAAAAATTTGTTGAAGGTGTCTTTTCGGTGTTCGAGGATGAATACTTGCGGAAACCAAATCCGAATGATGTACGACGCCTGCTACAAATGGTGGAGGGTCGTGGCTTTCCTGGCATGTTGGTAGGATTGACTGCATGCATTGGCAATGAAAAAATTGTCCAAAGGCATGGAAAGGTATGTACATGA